The genomic stretch CCTTGCAAAGTTGGATAAAATTGATGGTATGTGTCATCCTTAAATGTTCCATATTAAAGTGCACAATAATCTTTGTTGTTTAATTTCTAGGTGACACATTACATATTTCAAACATTGACATGATTGAAGGCACCCCAGTCCTGGATATCAAACCTTACATCCCAGACTATGATTCCCCTTGCACAAGGATAAGCATAGACTGCAAGTCCTGTCAATCAAGTGCAGACCAATCAGATTGCATCCCTTTGTCACCTAACCAGCCAACGGAAGGTCTGTTAAACGTAAAAGACGTCAAGTCTGTTGCGGAAACTCCAAACCTAGATGGATGTAAATTCCCTAACTCTTTGACCGAGCCTGGAGACACTCTCGCCATGCTGGAGGAAATGAAGGCCTACCTGAATCAAAGTGACTTGTACCAGGGAAGCTGTGACCACAAACACGGAGCTTCAGACCTGCAGGGACCTGAGCAAGACCAGCGGCCTTGCTATAGAGAGGAGGCCTACAGTACCATTGCTGGCTGGATCAGAGAACCACCCGTTTCCAGTCTGGAGGTCCGGTTCACCCCTCATGCTGAGAGGGAACTAGCAGAATTCCTTCCCACAGGCCAGCCAGGTATGCCCAGCACATTTCCACTGAGTGATAACGTTTGCTTAAACATAATCATCTTACATACAATCAAACATGGTGACAGTACCATCATGGTGTGAGGGTGCCTGAGCACTGCCATCATTGCTAATATAAACTTCCATGGCTTGCAGGACCGCCTAAAAGTGACCGGCCGAGGTTCAAGTTCCTGCACAGTTCACAGGAAGCTGCTACAGCTATCAGAGGCGTGCTGTCAGCAGACCCTCGATCGGTCTACAGGAGGACTCGATGCAAAGACAAGCTCTTTTTCTTCACCTTAGATACAGCTGACATAACCTGCTGGTTTGGACAAGGCTTTGTTGAGGTGCTGCAGGTGCGACCCATTCAGTCCCATTGACtccacataaaaaaatttgaaaagcCCTGTAGGTTGAGGTCAGACTTTGTAATCTACTTTGTATATTATAGAATGTATATCTGTACCTCTTCTTACATCACTGTCATTATAATCAATAAATGATTACAGTAATTGTCTTCTTGGCCTAGTCATGCTCCAACTTGTGAAACTTGGTGTCAGGTATAAAATATATGACTTCACAATGTAAGTTAATTATGATTTGCAATTATCAATACAATTGCATGAAAAGCAATTACAGTATGATTGTATTACAGTttcaaaaattatatattaaatatgtaatttcaaaaagaaaaatttaatttattatttttcatgattagtattattactactattattatctAATTTACTATTAATTTTCGTATACGAAACCCTCTATACGTACTAAATTACAAACGTAATGGGCTTGAACTGTGAAAGTGTCATAAATAATACAGATCAAATCGAATAAGTTTACGATGGCCTGAAGAGGGCAGCACTGCATGGATGAGCGGAACACGGATTCGCCGCCTTGGTTTAtaaacgaagaagaagaagaagaagaaacggacCAATAGCAACTCAGCTGTATCTATTTTTGAATGAAACGCGGTTGATGACAGTTTGAAAGGTTTGTCGAACTGTTATTGTTATTCAGTATAAACATATTTGTTAGGTAAAATTTCCTTTGATCAGACTTAAAACACAATTAACAATCGGATGAATACGATTCGCCTGAGTaactaactgctaactgctacGAGTAAGCTAACATTTAACGATAGGAAGTAGTTAGCAAAGTGTGAGAGCTAGCATTACATTGTTTCCAGCAGTACTATAATATgtttaatatagtaataattgTCTCTACTTGCTGATACCAGTCATTTCCCAGGACTCCACGATGTCAAGTCAAAGTGTGGAAGGCACGGTACGTTTTGTTGGCGTTGTTTTTACAAATAGAATCAAGAAAGGTGATATATATttactactgtatttatttattatagccTTCCATGAGATATGGAGAGCGTACTCCACTGAGAAGTGTGGAGAATGCAGAGCAGAATCTGTCACCTTCATCCCTAAGACACAAGTCTAAATCACTGTTTAACACCACAAAGGTAGGTTTACTGTGCACCGTATGAAAACACTGTTTCTGCTACTGGAACCATCCAATCATTTCTCTAATTTTCTCACTCAGAAGTTGATGATTACTTTCTTTCAACactgaaaatatgaataatgattAAGGAagttattttgattattattttattattattgctacttaagaaaaaaaatcctatgtTTCTGCTTCTCACCAACAGAAGGATGTTTCTCTTAATCTGTACTCTCCCGCATCAGCCAATATCACATATCCCACTGGTGCCACGACCGAAATGACCTCCTGCATACAAGGAGATATCACTTTTAAATCCTTCATCTGCTCTGGTGGAGAAGTTGAGCTTGTCCAGTCTTCATTGTGTGCGAGATGCGACGAAGAGAACAGCATTGTGTTGCATCAGGACCAGCAAAGTGTGTCTTACTGTTGCGACAAAGATG from Doryrhamphus excisus isolate RoL2022-K1 chromosome 1, RoL_Dexc_1.0, whole genome shotgun sequence encodes the following:
- the trmo gene encoding tRNA (adenine(37)-N6)-methyltransferase, with protein sequence MSPICDCCSEHVNILKQQVSVMRKEIKNLRQMLDTATRTHRKHMLSIQSAVSKVSVQEPEKALPPPPPASCQAALEHGIIQTVPIGYISSCFSVKNGTPRQPTVCGPSRAELRLKQSVFNNPEHALLGLEQYSHVWVIFIFHKNGHMHYKAKVKPPRLNGQRVGVYSTRSPHRPNALGLTLAKLDKIDGDTLHISNIDMIEGTPVLDIKPYIPDYDSPCTRISIDCKSCQSSADQSDCIPLSPNQPTEGLLNVKDVKSVAETPNLDGCKFPNSLTEPGDTLAMLEEMKAYLNQSDLYQGSCDHKHGASDLQGPEQDQRPCYREEAYSTIAGWIREPPVSSLEVRFTPHAERELAEFLPTGQPGPPKSDRPRFKFLHSSQEAATAIRGVLSADPRSVYRRTRCKDKLFFFTLDTADITCWFGQGFVEVLQVRPIQSH